In one window of Henckelia pumila isolate YLH828 chromosome 1, ASM3356847v2, whole genome shotgun sequence DNA:
- the LOC140881456 gene encoding ABC transporter G family member 29-like isoform X2: MPRRANLKSLMQTDDNSSNMAYKEVDAANLDANARQEFINRAIKVPEEDNEKFLKKIRHRMNQVGINLPTIEVRFKNLTVEADGFIGDRALPTLPNTVCNSAETALSCFGIKLSKRTKLTILKDASGIIKPSRITLLLGPPSSGKTTLLLALAGRLSPNLKARGEITYNGHGLKEFVPQKTSTYVSQNDVHVAEMTVAEILDFSARCQGVGSRCELLEEIARREKEEGIIPDTKVDLFMKATALEGAESSLLTDYTLKILGLEQCRDTIVGNQMRRGISGGQKKRLTTGEMIVGPFKSLFMDEITTGLDSSTAFQVIKCMQQFAHFTEATILMSLLQPAQEIFNLFDDIILLSEGQIAYHGPRKDVLEFFESCGFKCPERKGIAEFLQEVTSRKDQEQYWADKSKPYSYFPVGKFAKMFNDFHTGVELQDELSGPCDKNKSHKAALVRKKYSVSKSVLLKANFDKEWLLIKRNSFFYIFKTVQIVFVAIVTSTVFLRSKLHTRNEEDAAVYVGALAFCMINNAFNGYVEISLTMERLPVFYKHRDLLLHPPWVFTLPTFLLRIPISMLESVVWTIITYYTIGFAPEASRFFKQLLWVFLIQQMASGLFRLIAGVCRTMIISKTGGSLALLFVFLFGGFILPKDNIPIWWRWGYWMSPLSYGYNAVTVNEMFASRWMSKLASDNATRLGVAVLNNFDIFPEEKWYWIGIAALLGFTVLFNVLFTYALMHLNPFQNQQATVSKDRPLTMGMYQENYKTLKLGLTEMKKDSFPLPSSALNRNDTDFFHKDISMQGMSNQSNVNGKNENENENISLGDTRWNAAQRGMVLSFTPLSMSFDNVNYFVEIPPEMKEKGATGEKLQLLCGLTGAFRPGVLTALMGVSGAGKTTLMDVLAGRKTRGYIEGDIKISGFPQKPETFARISGYCEQNDIHSPQVTVLESLIFSASLRLPKEVSKEEKMIFVAEVMHLVELDNLGEAMVGIQGISGLSTEQRKRLTIAVELVANPSIIFMDEPTTGLDARAAAIIMRTVRNTVDTGRTVVCTIHQPAIEIFEAFDELLLLKKGGKMTYAGPLGQNSQKVIDYFEAIPGVPKIDDKCNPATWMLDVSSVATELRLGIDFGEHYKTTALYSQNKALVKQLSIPNPRAKDLHFPTQYPLSTWNQFQTCLWKQKWSYWRNPDYNLSRYFFTLITALMFGTIFWSVGAKRETDSDIITVTGAMYVSVLFIGINNCGTVQPVIATERPVFYRERAAGMYSALPYAMAQVVTEIPYVFVQTFYYTLLVYTMMSFEWKAVKFFWFFFVTFFSLLYYTYYGMMTVAITPNLQVAAVFATSFYYLFNLFSGFFIPMPRIPKWWIWYYWICPMAWTVYGLIVSQYGDVEDTIGVLGVPIKPMVKTYIENHFGYNLDFMGVVALILVGFTFFFAFMYAYCIKTFNFQKR, translated from the exons ATGCCCCGGAGAGCGAACCTAAAGTCTTTAATGCAAACTGATGACAACTCAAGCAACATGGCTTACAAAGAGGTCGATGCAGCAAATCTCGACGCGAACGCTAGGCAAGAATTTATCAATAGGGCTATCAAGGTTCCCGAGGAAGACAACGAGAAGTTCTTGAAAAAGATTAGGCATCGAATGAATCA AGTAGGGATTAACCTTCCCACCATAGAAGTCAGGTTCAAGAACTTAACTGTCGAGGCTGATGGCTTCATAGGTGACAGAGCACTTCCGACGCTGCCAAACACGGTTTGTAACTCTGCAGAGACAGCTTTGAGTTGCTTTGGAATCAAGCTGAGTAAACGAACAAAGTTGACAATATTAAAAGATGCTTCTGGGATCATAAAACCATCAAG GATTACCCTTCTATTAGGACCACCATCCAGTGGAAAAACAACCCTTTTGTTAGCTTTGGCAGGCAGGTTAAGTCCCAACTTAAAG GCAAGAGGAGAAATCACTTACAACGGGCATGGACTCAAAGAATTTGTCCCTCAGAAGACATCCACATACGTCAGTCAGAACGATGTTCATGTCGCAGAAATGACCGTAGCAGAGATACTAGATTTCTCTGCCAGGTGCCAAGGGGTTGGATCTCGATGTg AACTCTTGGAGGAGATTGCAAGAAGGGAAAAAGAAGAAGGTATTATCCCAGACACGAAGGTTGACCTTTTTATGAAG GCAACTGCACTAGAAGGAGCTGAGAGCAGTCTTCTTACTGACTACACGCTCAAG ATACTGGGACTTGAACAATGTCGGGACACCATTGTTGGGAACCAAATGAGACGTGGGATTTCAGGAGGTCAAAAAAAGCGTCTGACAACAG GAGAGATGATTGTTGGACCATTCAAATCACTATTTATGGATGAAATAACAACAGGCCTAGACAGCTCAACAGCATTTCAGGTCATCAAATGTATGCAACAATTTGCGCACTTCACAGAGGCTACCATCTTGATGTCCCTCCTCCAACCAGCACAAGAAATATTTAACCTCTTCGACGACATAATCCTATTATCAGAAGGCCAGATCGCCTATCATGGCCCAAGAAAAGACGTACTTGAGTTCTTTGAGAGCTGTGGGTTCAAGTGTCCAGAGAGAAAGGGGATTGCAGAATTCCTACAAGAG GTAACATCAAGAAAAGACCAGGAGCAATACTGGGCAGACAAAAGCAAGCCATACAGCTACTTTCCAGTCGGCAAATTTGCAAAAATGTTCAATGATTTTCACACAGGAGTGGAGCTTCAAGATGAACTTTCAGGCCCTTGCGACAAGAACAAAAGCCACAAAGCAGCCCTGGTTCGTAAAAAGTATTCAGTCAGTAAAAGTGTTCTTCTCAAAGCCAACTTTGACAAGGAATGGCTTTTGATAAAAAGAAACTCCTTCTTCTATATCTTCAAGACTGTCCAAATTGTATTTGTCGCGATAGTTACATCAACCGTGTTCTTGAGGAGCAAATTACACACTCGGAATGAAGAGGACGCTGCTGTGTATGTTGGCGCACTAGCGTTTTGCATGATCAATAATGCATTCAATGGTTATGTAGAAATCTCACTCACCATGGAAAGACTTCCAGTGTTCTATAAGCATAGGGACCTACTTCTTCATCCACCTTGGGTTTTCACTCTGCCAACCTTTCTGCTCCGAATACCAATATCCATGTTAGAGTCTGTTGTATGGACGATCATAACATACTATACCATCGGATTTGCCCCAGAAGCAAGCAG GTTTTTCAAGCAACTCCTGTGGGTATTTTTGATTCAACAAATGGCTTCAGGGTTGTTTAGGCTCATTGCAGGAGTATGCAGGACAATGATAATCTCAAAAACTGGCGGATCTCTAGCTCTTCTATTCGTGTTTCTGTTTGGCGGCTTTATTCTTCCTAAAG ATAATATTCCAATCTGGTGGAGGTGGGGTTATTGGATGTCTCCCTTGAGCTATGGATATAATGCAGTCACCGTGAATGAGATGTTTGCTTCAAGATGGATGAGCAAATTG GCCTCAGACAATGCTACAAGATTAGGAGTGGCAGTGCTAAATAATTTTGACATATTCCCCGAAGAAAAATGGTATTGGATTGGCATAGCAGCCCTCTTGGGGTTCACGGTTCTCTTCAATGTATTATTCACTTACGCTCTCATGCACCTCAACC CCTTCCAAAATCAACAAGCTACAGTTTCCAAAGACCGGCCATTGACGATGGGAATGTACCAGGAAAATTACAAAACGCTAAAACTTGGACTTACAGAAATGAAAAAAGATTCATTCCCCCTACCTTCATCAGCTTTGAATAGAAATGATACAG atttttttcaCAAAGATATATCAATGCAAGGGATGAGCAACCAATCCAATGTCAATggaaaaaatgaaaatgaaaatgaaaatataagCCTTGGTGACACAAGATGGAATGCAGCTCAGAGAGGAATGGTTCTCTCCTTTACACCTTTATCCATGTCCTTTGACAATGTAAACTACTTCGTGGAGATTCCCCCG GAAATGAAAGAAAAAGGGGCAACTGGAGAGAAACTCCAATTACTTTGTGGATTAACTGGTGCATTTAGGCCAGGAGTTTTGACTGCATTAATGGGAGTAAGTGGAGCTGGAAAAACTACGTTAATGGATGTTCTAGCAGGAAGAAAAACACGGGGTTATATCGAAGGTGACATTAAAATATCTGGTTTCCCCCAAAAACCAGAAACTTTTGCCAGAATTTCAGGATACTGCGAGCAAAATGACATCCACTCACCTCAAGTGACAGTGCTTGAATCTTTGATCTTTTCAGCTTCTCTTCGGCTCCCTAAAGAAGTTAGCAAAGAAGAAAAAATG ATCTTTGTAGCTGAAGTGATGCACCTGGTTGAACTGGATAATCTCGGGGAGGCCATGGTAGGAATTCAAGGAATTTCCGGATTGTCAACTGAACAAAGAAAGCGATTGACCATAGCGGTTGAACTTGTGGCCAATCCTTCCATCATATTCATGGATGAACCAACCACTGGTTTAGATGCACGAGCTGCAGCTATCATAATGAGAACTGTGAGAAACACGGTAGACACAGGAAGAACAGTTGTTTGTACAATACATCAACCTGCCATTGAGATCTTCGAAGCctttgacgag CTACTTCTACTGAAAAAAGGCGGCAAGATGACATATGCAGGACCATTAGGGCAAAACTCACAAAAAGTCATCGACTATTTCGAG GCAATTCCTGGAGTTCCGAAAATTGATGACAAATGTAATCCAGCCACTTGGATGCTCGATGTCAGCTCAGTTGCAACAGAACTCCGACTTGGTATTGATTTTGGCGAGCACTACAAAACAACAGCGTTGTACTC GCAAAACAAGGCTCTAGTGAAACAGTTGAGCATTCCAAATCCCAGGGCCAAAGACTTGCACTTCCCTACCCAGTACCCTTTGTCCACATGGAACCAATTTCAAACCTGCTTATGGAAGCAAAAATGGTCTTATTGGAGAAACCCTGATTATAATCTTTCGAGATACTTCTTTACTTTGATTACTGCACTGATGTTTGGAACAATATTCTGGAGTGTAGGCGCTAAAAG GGAAACTGACAGCGATATCATAACGGTTACTGGAGCCATGTACGTTTCGGTTCTTTTCATCGGAATCAATAACTGCGGTACCGTGCAGCCAGTAATAGCTACTGAGAGACCAGTGTTCTACAGGGAGAGAGCCGCGGGAATGTACTCAGCATTACCATATGCAATGGCACAG GTCGTGACAGAAATACCTTACGTATTTGTCCAAACTTTTTATTACACACTTTTGGTGTACACTATGATGAGCTTCGAATGGAAAGCTGTTAAGTTCTTCTGGTTTTTCTTCGTGACCTTCTTCTCACTTCTCTACTACACATATTACGGAATGATGACGGTAGCTATCACACCTAACCTACAAGTGGCAGCAGTCTTTGCAACTTCCTTCTATTATCTTTTCAACTTGTTCTCCGGTTTCTTCATCCCCATGCCA AGGATACCCAAGTGGTGGATTTGGTATTACTGGATCTGCCCAATGGCTTGGACAGTGTACGGATTGATTGTATCCCAGTATGGTGATGTGGAGGACACCATAGGCGTGTTGGGGGTGCCTATCAAACCAATGGTGAAAACGTACATCGAAAACCATTTTGGGTACAATCTAGACTTCATGGGAGTAGTTGCATTAATTTTGGTCGGTTTCACTTTTTTCTTTGCCTTCATGTATGCGTATTGCATCAAGACATTCAATTTCCAAAAAAGGTAG
- the LOC140881456 gene encoding ABC transporter G family member 29-like isoform X1, protein MPRRANLKSLMQTDDNSSNMAYKEVDAANLDANARQEFINRAIKVPEEDNEKFLKKIRHRMNQVGINLPTIEVRFKNLTVEADGFIGDRALPTLPNTVCNSAETALSCFGIKLSKRTKLTILKDASGIIKPSRITLLLGPPSSGKTTLLLALAGRLSPNLKARGEITYNGHGLKEFVPQKTSTYVSQNDVHVAEMTVAEILDFSARCQGVGSRCELLEEIARREKEEGIIPDTKVDLFMKATALEGAESSLLTDYTLKILGLEQCRDTIVGNQMRRGISGGQKKRLTTGEMIVGPFKSLFMDEITTGLDSSTAFQVIKCMQQFAHFTEATILMSLLQPAQEIFNLFDDIILLSEGQIAYHGPRKDVLEFFESCGFKCPERKGIAEFLQEVTSRKDQEQYWADKSKPYSYFPVGKFAKMFNDFHTGVELQDELSGPCDKNKSHKAALVRKKYSVSKSVLLKANFDKEWLLIKRNSFFYIFKTVQIVFVAIVTSTVFLRSKLHTRNEEDAAVYVGALAFCMINNAFNGYVEISLTMERLPVFYKHRDLLLHPPWVFTLPTFLLRIPISMLESVVWTIITYYTIGFAPEASRFFKQLLWVFLIQQMASGLFRLIAGVCRTMIISKTGGSLALLFVFLFGGFILPKDNIPIWWRWGYWMSPLSYGYNAVTVNEMFASRWMSKLASDNATRLGVAVLNNFDIFPEEKWYWIGIAALLGFTVLFNVLFTYALMHLNPFQNQQATVSKDRPLTMGMYQENYKTLKLGLTEMKKDSFPLPSSALNRNDTGIKYSKASDIESIICQKFDAHSDFSDFFHKDISMQGMSNQSNVNGKNENENENISLGDTRWNAAQRGMVLSFTPLSMSFDNVNYFVEIPPEMKEKGATGEKLQLLCGLTGAFRPGVLTALMGVSGAGKTTLMDVLAGRKTRGYIEGDIKISGFPQKPETFARISGYCEQNDIHSPQVTVLESLIFSASLRLPKEVSKEEKMIFVAEVMHLVELDNLGEAMVGIQGISGLSTEQRKRLTIAVELVANPSIIFMDEPTTGLDARAAAIIMRTVRNTVDTGRTVVCTIHQPAIEIFEAFDELLLLKKGGKMTYAGPLGQNSQKVIDYFEAIPGVPKIDDKCNPATWMLDVSSVATELRLGIDFGEHYKTTALYSQNKALVKQLSIPNPRAKDLHFPTQYPLSTWNQFQTCLWKQKWSYWRNPDYNLSRYFFTLITALMFGTIFWSVGAKRETDSDIITVTGAMYVSVLFIGINNCGTVQPVIATERPVFYRERAAGMYSALPYAMAQVVTEIPYVFVQTFYYTLLVYTMMSFEWKAVKFFWFFFVTFFSLLYYTYYGMMTVAITPNLQVAAVFATSFYYLFNLFSGFFIPMPRIPKWWIWYYWICPMAWTVYGLIVSQYGDVEDTIGVLGVPIKPMVKTYIENHFGYNLDFMGVVALILVGFTFFFAFMYAYCIKTFNFQKR, encoded by the exons ATGCCCCGGAGAGCGAACCTAAAGTCTTTAATGCAAACTGATGACAACTCAAGCAACATGGCTTACAAAGAGGTCGATGCAGCAAATCTCGACGCGAACGCTAGGCAAGAATTTATCAATAGGGCTATCAAGGTTCCCGAGGAAGACAACGAGAAGTTCTTGAAAAAGATTAGGCATCGAATGAATCA AGTAGGGATTAACCTTCCCACCATAGAAGTCAGGTTCAAGAACTTAACTGTCGAGGCTGATGGCTTCATAGGTGACAGAGCACTTCCGACGCTGCCAAACACGGTTTGTAACTCTGCAGAGACAGCTTTGAGTTGCTTTGGAATCAAGCTGAGTAAACGAACAAAGTTGACAATATTAAAAGATGCTTCTGGGATCATAAAACCATCAAG GATTACCCTTCTATTAGGACCACCATCCAGTGGAAAAACAACCCTTTTGTTAGCTTTGGCAGGCAGGTTAAGTCCCAACTTAAAG GCAAGAGGAGAAATCACTTACAACGGGCATGGACTCAAAGAATTTGTCCCTCAGAAGACATCCACATACGTCAGTCAGAACGATGTTCATGTCGCAGAAATGACCGTAGCAGAGATACTAGATTTCTCTGCCAGGTGCCAAGGGGTTGGATCTCGATGTg AACTCTTGGAGGAGATTGCAAGAAGGGAAAAAGAAGAAGGTATTATCCCAGACACGAAGGTTGACCTTTTTATGAAG GCAACTGCACTAGAAGGAGCTGAGAGCAGTCTTCTTACTGACTACACGCTCAAG ATACTGGGACTTGAACAATGTCGGGACACCATTGTTGGGAACCAAATGAGACGTGGGATTTCAGGAGGTCAAAAAAAGCGTCTGACAACAG GAGAGATGATTGTTGGACCATTCAAATCACTATTTATGGATGAAATAACAACAGGCCTAGACAGCTCAACAGCATTTCAGGTCATCAAATGTATGCAACAATTTGCGCACTTCACAGAGGCTACCATCTTGATGTCCCTCCTCCAACCAGCACAAGAAATATTTAACCTCTTCGACGACATAATCCTATTATCAGAAGGCCAGATCGCCTATCATGGCCCAAGAAAAGACGTACTTGAGTTCTTTGAGAGCTGTGGGTTCAAGTGTCCAGAGAGAAAGGGGATTGCAGAATTCCTACAAGAG GTAACATCAAGAAAAGACCAGGAGCAATACTGGGCAGACAAAAGCAAGCCATACAGCTACTTTCCAGTCGGCAAATTTGCAAAAATGTTCAATGATTTTCACACAGGAGTGGAGCTTCAAGATGAACTTTCAGGCCCTTGCGACAAGAACAAAAGCCACAAAGCAGCCCTGGTTCGTAAAAAGTATTCAGTCAGTAAAAGTGTTCTTCTCAAAGCCAACTTTGACAAGGAATGGCTTTTGATAAAAAGAAACTCCTTCTTCTATATCTTCAAGACTGTCCAAATTGTATTTGTCGCGATAGTTACATCAACCGTGTTCTTGAGGAGCAAATTACACACTCGGAATGAAGAGGACGCTGCTGTGTATGTTGGCGCACTAGCGTTTTGCATGATCAATAATGCATTCAATGGTTATGTAGAAATCTCACTCACCATGGAAAGACTTCCAGTGTTCTATAAGCATAGGGACCTACTTCTTCATCCACCTTGGGTTTTCACTCTGCCAACCTTTCTGCTCCGAATACCAATATCCATGTTAGAGTCTGTTGTATGGACGATCATAACATACTATACCATCGGATTTGCCCCAGAAGCAAGCAG GTTTTTCAAGCAACTCCTGTGGGTATTTTTGATTCAACAAATGGCTTCAGGGTTGTTTAGGCTCATTGCAGGAGTATGCAGGACAATGATAATCTCAAAAACTGGCGGATCTCTAGCTCTTCTATTCGTGTTTCTGTTTGGCGGCTTTATTCTTCCTAAAG ATAATATTCCAATCTGGTGGAGGTGGGGTTATTGGATGTCTCCCTTGAGCTATGGATATAATGCAGTCACCGTGAATGAGATGTTTGCTTCAAGATGGATGAGCAAATTG GCCTCAGACAATGCTACAAGATTAGGAGTGGCAGTGCTAAATAATTTTGACATATTCCCCGAAGAAAAATGGTATTGGATTGGCATAGCAGCCCTCTTGGGGTTCACGGTTCTCTTCAATGTATTATTCACTTACGCTCTCATGCACCTCAACC CCTTCCAAAATCAACAAGCTACAGTTTCCAAAGACCGGCCATTGACGATGGGAATGTACCAGGAAAATTACAAAACGCTAAAACTTGGACTTACAGAAATGAAAAAAGATTCATTCCCCCTACCTTCATCAGCTTTGAATAGAAATGATACAGGTATCAAATATTCAAAGGCTTCAGATATAGAATCGATTATTTGTCAAAAGTTTGATGCTCACTcagatttttcagatttttttcaCAAAGATATATCAATGCAAGGGATGAGCAACCAATCCAATGTCAATggaaaaaatgaaaatgaaaatgaaaatataagCCTTGGTGACACAAGATGGAATGCAGCTCAGAGAGGAATGGTTCTCTCCTTTACACCTTTATCCATGTCCTTTGACAATGTAAACTACTTCGTGGAGATTCCCCCG GAAATGAAAGAAAAAGGGGCAACTGGAGAGAAACTCCAATTACTTTGTGGATTAACTGGTGCATTTAGGCCAGGAGTTTTGACTGCATTAATGGGAGTAAGTGGAGCTGGAAAAACTACGTTAATGGATGTTCTAGCAGGAAGAAAAACACGGGGTTATATCGAAGGTGACATTAAAATATCTGGTTTCCCCCAAAAACCAGAAACTTTTGCCAGAATTTCAGGATACTGCGAGCAAAATGACATCCACTCACCTCAAGTGACAGTGCTTGAATCTTTGATCTTTTCAGCTTCTCTTCGGCTCCCTAAAGAAGTTAGCAAAGAAGAAAAAATG ATCTTTGTAGCTGAAGTGATGCACCTGGTTGAACTGGATAATCTCGGGGAGGCCATGGTAGGAATTCAAGGAATTTCCGGATTGTCAACTGAACAAAGAAAGCGATTGACCATAGCGGTTGAACTTGTGGCCAATCCTTCCATCATATTCATGGATGAACCAACCACTGGTTTAGATGCACGAGCTGCAGCTATCATAATGAGAACTGTGAGAAACACGGTAGACACAGGAAGAACAGTTGTTTGTACAATACATCAACCTGCCATTGAGATCTTCGAAGCctttgacgag CTACTTCTACTGAAAAAAGGCGGCAAGATGACATATGCAGGACCATTAGGGCAAAACTCACAAAAAGTCATCGACTATTTCGAG GCAATTCCTGGAGTTCCGAAAATTGATGACAAATGTAATCCAGCCACTTGGATGCTCGATGTCAGCTCAGTTGCAACAGAACTCCGACTTGGTATTGATTTTGGCGAGCACTACAAAACAACAGCGTTGTACTC GCAAAACAAGGCTCTAGTGAAACAGTTGAGCATTCCAAATCCCAGGGCCAAAGACTTGCACTTCCCTACCCAGTACCCTTTGTCCACATGGAACCAATTTCAAACCTGCTTATGGAAGCAAAAATGGTCTTATTGGAGAAACCCTGATTATAATCTTTCGAGATACTTCTTTACTTTGATTACTGCACTGATGTTTGGAACAATATTCTGGAGTGTAGGCGCTAAAAG GGAAACTGACAGCGATATCATAACGGTTACTGGAGCCATGTACGTTTCGGTTCTTTTCATCGGAATCAATAACTGCGGTACCGTGCAGCCAGTAATAGCTACTGAGAGACCAGTGTTCTACAGGGAGAGAGCCGCGGGAATGTACTCAGCATTACCATATGCAATGGCACAG GTCGTGACAGAAATACCTTACGTATTTGTCCAAACTTTTTATTACACACTTTTGGTGTACACTATGATGAGCTTCGAATGGAAAGCTGTTAAGTTCTTCTGGTTTTTCTTCGTGACCTTCTTCTCACTTCTCTACTACACATATTACGGAATGATGACGGTAGCTATCACACCTAACCTACAAGTGGCAGCAGTCTTTGCAACTTCCTTCTATTATCTTTTCAACTTGTTCTCCGGTTTCTTCATCCCCATGCCA AGGATACCCAAGTGGTGGATTTGGTATTACTGGATCTGCCCAATGGCTTGGACAGTGTACGGATTGATTGTATCCCAGTATGGTGATGTGGAGGACACCATAGGCGTGTTGGGGGTGCCTATCAAACCAATGGTGAAAACGTACATCGAAAACCATTTTGGGTACAATCTAGACTTCATGGGAGTAGTTGCATTAATTTTGGTCGGTTTCACTTTTTTCTTTGCCTTCATGTATGCGTATTGCATCAAGACATTCAATTTCCAAAAAAGGTAG